In Hallerella porci, the genomic stretch TCGCAAAGTCGTCGGATTTTTAGACGAACATTTTTCGGTGATGGCGCATGAATTTGCGGGATTTCCTGTCCTCGGAAAATATTCGGATTTAGCTTCGATTGTAAAGAAGTATAAAATTTCGGGCATCGTCATTTCTCACGACAGTTCATCTCTCCAAGAAATTACGCGGGTGCTCGCTTGGGCGTGCGATTTGCCGTTACATATTTATGTAATTCCCGGCCTTTATAATGTGATTAGCGGACATTACCGCACGAATCTCGTTCACGGTTTTGAATTGCAAGAATTGTTTGCTTTTACGATGCCGCCGTGGCAAGTGCAAGTAAAACGTCTCATGGATATTATCGTCGCAGCCATTCTTCTCTTAGGCACTCTCCCGATTATGCTCTTCGCTGCGATTGCGATTAAGCTCGATTCCAAAGGTCCCGTTTTTTATTCGCAAGAACGCGTCGGGCTTTACGGCAAACGGTTTATGGTTCGCAAATTTCGAACGATGCGAACGGATGCTGAGAAAAATGGGGCGCAGTGGGCGACGAAAAATGACCCGCGCATTACTCGGGTCGGACGCTTCTTACGGAAAACGCGAATCGATGAATTGCCTCAACTTTTGAGCGTTCTCAAAGGTGAAATGAGCATGGTCGGACCGCGTCCAGAACGCGCTGTGTTCATCGAAAAACTCCGCGAACAAATTCCGTTTTATATCGGACGTTTAAAGATGAAGCCGGGCCTTACCGGTTGGGCACAAGTCCGCTATCATTACGACACAAGCCTCGAAGATGTGCAGAAAAAATTGGAATACGACATGTACTATTACGAGAATATGTCGCTACTTCTGGATCTTCAAATTTTATTCCGGACGATTTACGTCGTTCTCACAGGAAAAGGAGCTCAATAATGTACGGTGATAATTCAAAGCCGGTTTTTCCTACTGAAGATGCTCTCACGATGATTCGCTTGGCGCTCGCCGAAGATGTGCGCACGGGGGACGTGACAAGCCTTTGGACAATTCCTGCAAATCAAACCGAACACGCTCGATTAATCGCAAAAGAAGACGGCGTCTTGGCGGGGCTTCCGGTGATTGAACTCGTTTTCCAAGAACTCAAAGCGAATGTCAAAGTGACGCTTCATAAAGCCGACGGTGACGTGGTGAAAAAGGGCGATTTAATCGCAGAACTCGATGGCACGACCCGCGAACTTTTAACGGGCGAACGCACACTTCTCAATTTTATTCAGCAACTTTCGGGAGTTGCGACGGTTGCGCACCGTTTCCAAGAAGCGTTGAAAGCGGGAAAGACCCGCGTACTCGATACCCGCAAAACGATTCCGGGATTCCGCACAATGCAAAAGTATGCGGTCCGCGTTGGCGGCGGAAGCAATCATCGCATGGGACTTTTCGATATGGTTCTCGTAAAAGACAATCATATCGCTGCGTGCGGTGGCGTTTTAGAAGCGCTTGCTGTCGTCAAGAAAAATAACACGCAAAATCTCATGGTCGAGATGGAAGTTGAAAATCTCGAAGAATTGAGAAGCCTTTTGAATAAAGGCGTTGACGTCATCATGCTCGACAATATGTCAAATGAAATGATGGCAGAAGCGCTCCAAATTATCCGCGAAAGCGGGGACAAAGTTTTGGTCGAAGGCTCGGGCAATATGACTCTCGAACGCGCAAAAGAAATTGCGACTCTCGGGCTCGATTTCATTTCGGTCGGCGCTCTCACGCACAGTGTGAAGGCTCTCGACATTTCGATGCGCATTTGATTTCTTGGATTTGAAATGACGAAAGAACAATTCACCTTTGTTGTGGATGTGGGCAATACGCACACGGTTTTGGGCATTTACAAAGGCGAAAAAATCGTAGATCATTGGCGGCTGACAACGCATAAAGAAACGACGAGCGACGAAGTGATGAACCGCGTCGGCGGACTCATTCGCTTTTCGCAAATCAAGCCCGAAGAAATTTCGTCCGTGGGAATTTCTACCGTCGTTCCGGTGCTCGAACGTCCTTGGGTCAAAGCGCTTCAAAATTTGCTCAAGAAACCGGTGCAAGTTGTGAGCTCTAAAAATTGCCTCAACTGTCCGATTGCCTATGCGAACAAAGCATCTCTTGGCGCCGATCGCCTTTGCAATGTTATCGCGCTTAGACATCGCGGATTTAAAGATGCGATTGTCATCGACATGGGAACAGCGACGACCTTTGATGTGTTAAACGATGGACGCTTCGAAGGCGGACTTATTATTCCGGGAATTAGCGCAAGCATGGATGTGCTTTCCGAAAAGGCTGCGCGCCTAATGCCGGTGAGCATTGAATGGCCCGAACGCATCGTCGCAAACAATACCGATGACGCAATTCGCGCAGGTCTTCTCTTCGGATTCATCGCAGAACTCGAAGCGCTTGTGCAAAAAATCAAAACGGAACTAGGCAAAAAAGATATGCCTGTTTTTGCAACAGGTGGCTGGGGCCGCATGATTCTCGGACACACAAAAGTCATCAACACTTACGATCCGTATTTGACGGTGGACGGAGTGCGATTGGTCGCACTTTACGGAAATCGCGCCGAGGAAATTGACCGCGATAACGACGAAGTTTAACGAAAAAAATTAGGGGTCAAAATGAAAATTGCAGTGACAGGTGGAGCCGGATACATCGGCACGCACACAATCATCGAACTCATTCACGCGGGGCATTCTGTTGTGGCTATCGACAACTTGGTCAATAGCTCTCGGGAAGCGATGCGCCGCGTTTCGGAAATTGTCGGATTCCCCGTGCCATTTGTCGAGGCCGATGTCCGCGATGCCAAAACGATGAATCGCGTTTTCCAAGAAAATCATTTTGATGCGTGCATTCATTTCGCAGGGCTCAAAGCCGTGGGCGAGTCGGTGCAGAAACCGCTTGAATATTATGAGAATAATATGAATGCGACTTTCGTTTTGTTAGATGCGATGCGGAAAAATGGCTGCAAAAATTTCATCTTTAGTTCGTCCGCAACCGTTTACGGAAATCCCGCACAAATTCCCATCACCGAAGAATGTCCGAAGGGCGAATGCACAAATCCGTATGGCCAAACAAAATCGATGCTCGAACAAGTTTTAATCGATGTGCAAAAAGCGGATCCTGAATGGAATGTGGTGCTTCTCCGTTACTTTAATCCGATCGGCGCACATCCGAGCGGACGCATCGGCGAAAATCCGAATGGAATTCCGAATAATTTAATGCCGTATATTACGCAGACCGCGGTGGGACTTCGCAAAGAACTCGGCGTATTCGGTAACGATTACGATACGCATGACGGCACAGGAGTCCGCGATTACATTCACGTTTGCGATTTAGCTTACGGACATGTTTGCGCATTGCAGGCGATTGAACGCAAATGCGGCATTGCGATTTACAATTTGGGAACAGGTCACGGTTACTCGGTTTTGGATGTGCTGCACGCATTCGAAAAAGCGAACGGATTAAAAATCCCATATAGCATTAAACCGCGTCGCGCCGGCGACATTGCGACTTGTTACTGCGATCCTTCCAAAGCTTTCCGCGAACTCGGTTGGAAAGCGAAATACGGCATCGAAGAAATGTGTCGCGATTCGTGGAATTGGCAAAAGCAAAATCCGAAGGGATTTGAATAAAAGAGAAATTCAGAGAACGGCGCACCTTGCGGGTGCGCTTTTCTGTTTTTGAATTTTCTAAATTATGGACATCATTTTTTGGAGGCTTCATGCTCGATTTGCCGGTCATTCAAATGGTGCGGGATTCCGACGTTGCGACCATTATCATCCTTTGCATTTTGGCGTTGATGTCGCTTTTTTGCTGGGGAATTATTTTGCTCAAAGCGATTTTCTTCCGCAAAAATCAGCACGCCAATGCGCAATTCTACCGCCAATTTGAAAAAATTGAACGCTTCGTGGATTTAAAAGAACTCTGCGATTCTAGCGGCGTCAGCGCTCTCAAAAGTTTAACCGAAGAAGTTCTCATCGAAGCTTCGAAATTCAGCAACTTTGTGAGTTACGATTCGATTCAGCACCGCGCATCGCTTTTGGAAGATACCATTCAGCGTTCGATTGAAGGCATTCGTTTAAGCGAAAATCGCCACGTCAATTTCCTCGGCATGTGCGCAAACTTGGCACCGTTCTTCGGCCTTCTCGGTACGGTTTGGGGAATTATGAGCGCATTCTTTGAAATCGGAAAACACGGTTCCGCAGATTTGACTGTCGTCGCTCCGGGTATTGCGATGGCGTTAATCACAACGGTCGCAGGCCTTGTCGTCGCCATTCCCGCTTCGGGCGCTTACAATATTTTTGTTTCGCGGACAGGGGAAAACGAAATCGCTTATTATAACTTCGGCAGCCGTATGCTCAGCCTTTTCAAACGCGGTGACTTGCTCGCTCTCGAAGAAGTCGCGGGCTAAGGAGATTTTGTGAAGCGCAGTCGCGGAAAACCGATTAACCAAGAGATGAATCTCACGAACATGATTGACGTCGTGTTCTCGATTCTCATCGTATTTATGATTTCCGCTCCGTTGATGAGTCAAGGAATCAAAGTGGAGCTTCCGAAAGCCGAAGCGCCAACGATGGAACAAGAAAAACTTCTCAAAGTTTCGATTAACAAACAAGATGAAGTTTACATCGCTGACATGAAAGTGAATTTGACGGATTTCCGCAGCGTCTTCAAATCGCTGTGGGACGGCAATATGGCGGTGGTCATTAACGCCGACGAAACCGTCGATTACGGCAAAGTGATGAAAGTCGTTTCTCTCGTGCAGCAAGCGGGAGTAACGAAACTCGGATTTTTGACTTTACCGGAAAAATAACGATGGCAAATAATCCGCAGAAAGAATCCCCGTTTTTTAGAAATGGTTGGGGTGGAAAACTCCCGAAGATCATTATCGTTTCGGTGTGTTTTCATCTGCTGATTGTTTTTTCGGTCATCTTTTTGAATAAAATCAATTTTGAGCGTGAACCCGAAGAAGTTAAAATTTTTGAATTGGTGCAAGTTCAACAGCCCAAGCGCGTAGCGCCGCCGAAAGCAAGACCCAAGCCCGAAAAGCCCAAACAAGAGCCGCCGAAAGAAATCAAAAAAGAAGTGCCCAAGCCCAAGCCCGAATTAAAACCGGAGCTTCCGCCCGAACCGAAAATCGCCGAAGAAAAACCGGAACCGAAGCCCGAGCCCGAACCGGAGCCCGCTCCAGAACCCGAGCCGCCCGCCGAAGAATCGATGGATCTTCCCGACGATATGGATTTGCCCGAAGAAATCGCCGAAGAATCGGGACTCAATCCCGTGGGCTATGTGGACATGGACCCGCTCATGCAAGTATATCTCGAACGGTTAAAGCAAATTATCATGCAAAATTTCAATCCGCCGTCGGGACTCAACGTTTCGAAGAGCACAAAGACTTCGGTGCAATTTACCGTCGATCGTTTTGGCGCCATTACCAATGTCTCGCTCAAACGTTCCTCGGGCAATAAAACGTGGGATCATCTTTCCATGCGCGCTGTTCAAATTTCCAAACTTCCTGAACTCCCGCCCAATTACCGCGCCCCCGCGCTTTCGCTCAAATTTAATTTCACACCGAATTAAATGAGGAATGAGTTTCCATTTTGCTTTGCAAAATGGAAAGCCCGCTTCGCGCGCAATTAGGAACGAGAAATTAAGAGAATGGCGCGGCGAAGCCGCGCGAAAGAAATAGGGGTTAGTAATCAGTGGTTAGTGGTCTGTTGTCAGTTGTTAGAAACTGCGTGTCATCCTGAGCGGAGTGATATATGAAACTTGGAACTTTAGTTCCTTCGTTGAATTAAGCCTTTTAGGGTAGAATCTAGCGTTTTTTTTTCGCAATGAGAACAGCTAGATCCTTCACTGCACTGCGTTTCGTTCAGGATGACAGCGGGGCATTGCGAAAGGATGACAACCGCCGAGTCATTCTGAGTGGAGCCGTAGGCGAAGCGATATATGAAACTTGGAACTTTAGTTCCTTAGTTGAATTAAGCCCTTTGGGGTAGGATCTAGCATTTTCTATTGAGTCCAAAAAAGGACTTCTTCTAATTCACAAACCAAGTGCTAGATTCTTCGCTCCATTACATTACGCTCAGAATGACACTACTAGATTTCCAGTGCTAACATTTCCCCCAGGCGATGAACCCGCTGGGATTTCAGTGATAACAATTCCCGGGGGAAATAAGTTCACCGAATTTCTAGAAATGACAGTTCCCGGGGGAAATATGTCCGCTGAATTTCTGGAGATGAGATTTCCCGGAGAAAATATGTTCGCCGAATTTCTGGAGATGAGATTTCCCGGAGGAAATGTGTTCGCCGGATTTTTGGAAATGAGATTTCCCAGGGGAAATTTGTTCACCGAAGGCGGAGCACGGCTACGCCGTGCGCACTAATTTTTCATTTCTCATTTTAAAGCGATGCAATACACGCTTCGCGGATGCGCCAAATTTCTTCGAAGGAATAGGGAAGAAACATTTCCGAAAGCCATTTTTTCATATAGGCTTTGTGGAGTGCCGTTTTTTGTTCGGCGGCTTTTTCGGGGTCGAGTTCGTGGGTTTCTAAAATGCGCTTTTCAAAATCGTTGAAGAATTTTCCGGGGCGCGTGTAATCGCCGGGGACATTATTTTCGAGCAGATAACAGTGCGCTTCGGGGATGTAATCCAAATGAAAATGCGTGAGAACGTCAGCGATTTTTGGAGTACTTTCGGCGCTCATTTTAAAAAGCGAAACCATTAAACGAACATGGGGAATCGCATTTTCTAAGGCATAGCACGCGAGATATGCGTGCTTTCCGCTACACGTTCCGCGCCCGTCTTGAAGAACGCTTAAAGCGTCTTTCGGATTTGAGGTTCTGCCGTAGGGGAGCGCTGCAATATAAGATTTGAGCGCATCCCACGTGAGAATGCCTTTTTCGCGGGCGAGGTCGGTGTAAGGGGTCATATTATGCCGTGACGTGATGCGACTTTTCCAAATCGCGGGCGTTGATAATGAGCATCTGCAAACGGTTTTCGATGTTTGCAAAACTCGTATCCGGATCGTAGTCGAGGCTGAGCACTTGAATATGCGGGTATCTTGCCTTGACCGCTTTCGTTAAGCCGCGGCCCGAAATGTGGTTCGCTAAGCACGCAAACGGTTGCACGATGATGAAGCTGTTAATGCCGTGCGGTGCATTGTAAAGAATTTCGCCCGGAATCAGCCAGCCTTCGCCCGTGTTGTATGTCGGGTCGATGATATCGCCGACAAGTTTTACGAGTTCGTAACAATCTGCGTGATGTTCGTAGAGCTTGTATTTTTGAGCGTGCTTTTGAATCGTCTTGACCGCGTGCGTGTAAATTTTCGCCGTGGCTCCGCCGATGAGCATATTTTCGAGCGGCTTTGCAATCAGTCCGCGCTTGATTTTTTCGCGGCGCACGACTTCGTCGACGCGGAAGAAGTCTGTCATACCGGGCAGATACACTTCCATGCCGTTATTCATCAAGTAATCTTCGATGTAGCCGTTTGCGCCCGGGTGATAATTCATCAAAATTTCGCCGAGAAGCGCTACGCGCGGTTTGCGGTAAGAATCGTCGACTTCAATTTTGTTGAAGGCTTCAACCGCTTGATCAAAGAGATGAATCGCTTCTTTCGGATACGCGATGCTCTTCTTCGAAATCACAGCGACTTTTTCCATGATTTTCGGGAGCCATTCGTCGTAAACTTTTTGCGTGTCACCTGCGTGGAGTTCGTAAGGACGGCTGCGACGATACATCGTTTCAATCGCATCCATCATCGTTAAACCCCAAAGCATGTGCAAACGGAAGTCCAAAGTCAATTTGAAGCCCGGGTGCATATTCTTCGTATCCGTTCCGGTCGTGATGATGGGAACGTCGGCGTAGCCCGCTTCGTCGAGAGCTTTGCGCGCGAGAACTGCATATTGGACAGCGCGGCAGTTTTCGCAGTTCTTCGAAAGGGTGACTGCGATTTTATCGTGCGGATAATCCGGATGTTGCTTTAACCACAAAAGATTTTCGCCGATATTGATTTGCGCCGGGAAGCAGATATCGTTGTGCACGTATTTTTTGCCGAGGGCAAAGGCTTCGGGGCCGCCGAGCGGGAGAAGTTCCACAATGTAACCGAGCGCTTGGAAGTAAGCGGTCGCGAGAATGCTAAATCCGCGAGAAAGGTTTGGCACCAAAATTTTGCGAACGTCTTTGTCTTCTTTGTTGAATTTGACAGGGAAGAGCGGACCTTCGGTTTTGGGCGGGAAGTTGACTTTGCGACGAGCGCGGACCGTTTCGATAAAGCTTTTCACGCGAATGCCGACAGGACCGCGGGCATCGCCTTCGTCGAGCTTGAGCATTAACAATTCTTTCATCGAAACTTCGTGGAGCATACGGCTCATTTCATCGGTTAAAACCGAATCGTGTCCGCAGCCAAAGCTCACGATTTGCACGAGTTCAAGAGCGGGGTCGCGGGCGGCGAGCATAGTTGCGCCGAGCATTCGCATGTGGAAGGTATTCTTCACTTCCATGCGGGTGTGTTTATCAATATCCTGATCGAAAACTCCCGGAAGCGATTCTGTCGTGAGAACAGGAATGCCCATCCGCGTAAAGTGCTGTGCGATGTTGTGGTTGATGAGAGTGTCTGCGTGATACGGACGACCTGCTAAGCAAATTGCAAAGTCGCCGGTTTTGCGGACATTTTCCAAGATTTGCGCGCCTTCGTCGGCGAGGGTTTTGCGGAAAGTATTGAGGGCGGTTTCGCCTTCGGTGACCGCTTTATCGAGAATTTTTTTCTTGATTCCCCAGAGTTCGTGGAAGTAATGAATCGTCTGCTTGCGGCGCTGATCGGTATCGGTCCAATGGAAGACCGGCTGAATCATCGGGATGCCGTAGCGGTGTTCCGGGTCATCGGAATTGCGGCTGACATCGGGATAACCTTGGACGACGGGGCAGACTGCGGTCGCTGTAAATTTGCTGTGATCGCTCGGAAGAGCAACCATCATCGGGAAGAAAATCGAATTGACTTTCTTATCGACTAAGTCTAAGACATGTCCGTGGACGAGCTTTGCCGGGAAGCAAATCGTATCGCTTGCGATGCTACGAAGTCCGCGTTCAAAGAGAGTGTAATCGCTCTGCTTGCTCACGACAACGGTGTAGCCGAGACTTGTGAAGAACGCCTTCCAGAAAGGTAAACTGGACCAAAATTCGAGAACGCGTGGAATGCCGATGGTCTTTCCCGTCTGCGGAAGCAAAACTTTCGGCGCATAATCTTTCACCAAAAGTTGATTTGTGCGCTTCACCATATCGGGGACGGCGAGCATTTTCTTATTGATTTCTGCGATGAGTTTCTTTGTCGCCGGATCATTCGGGTCTGCGGTGACTTCGCCACGTTCGCAGCGGTTTCCCGTCACAAAGCTTTGACCATCGCTGAATGTCACGATGGTTCGCGAGCAATGGTTGGTGCAGTATTGGCAAATTATCCCGGGCTTATTGTCCCAGCTTAAATTGCGGGCAGCTTCGAGACCGATAAATGTCGATTGATAATTCGGGTCGGTCTTCTTTTTCTCTTCGACGAATTTTTTTGTGAGAAGAGCTACGCCGATAGCACCCATTTCGCCCGGACGTTCGGGGCGAATAGGAACGATACCTGTGAGCTGTTCGAAGGCGCGGAGAACGGCGTCATTTTTGAAGGTTCCGCCTTGGACGACGACGACTTTGCCGAGGGTTTCCAAATTGCGGATGCGAATCACTTTGGTGAACACATTCTGAATAATGGAACGGCAAATGCCCGCGATAATATCTTCGGGCTGTTTTCCGTCGCGCTGTTCTGTGATAATTGAACTATTCATGAATACCGTGCAACGGCTGCCGAGTTGCGAAGGATTCTTCGCGTTAAATGCGAGTTCGGCAATTTTCTCCATCGGAACGCCGAGGGATTTTGCGTAGGTTTCGATGAAAGAGCCACAGCCCGATGAGCACGCTTCGTTCAAAATAATTCCGGTGACAACGCCATCGTTCACCGAAATCGCTTTCATATCTTGACCGCCAATGTCCAAAATAAAGGAAACATCGGGGCGAAGTTTTTGGGCTGCATTGGCGTGTGCTACGGTTTCAACCGTGTGATAATCCGCGTGGACGGCTTTTGCAAAAAGTTGTTCGCCGTAGCCCGTCGTGCCGACGCCTAAAATATTTAATTGACAACCGTATTCTTCGTAACGGTCTGCGAGTTCGTTGAGCGCTTTCTTCAAAACGGCGAGAGGTTCCCCTTCGTTGCTCGCATAAAATCCGTCAATGACTTTTTCTTCTTCGTTTAAGAGGACGAATTTTGTCGTCGTCGAGCCTGCGTCAATGCCTAAGTAAGCGTTGATTGTCGAACCCGAAAGCGGCTGCGGATAATGATTTCCTGCAAGCGGATGCGCTTTTTTGAATTGTTCATATTCTTCGTGATTTTTGAAGAACGGTTCGGAGTGATCTTTGCGTTCGGCAAGACGAATTTCGTTAAAGTGGAGAAGCATCTCCAACGAACCTTCGCGGCGATAACCGCATTCTTTGTCGTTGAACATGCTGCCGAGAGAAAGCGCTGCGCCGTAAGCGACGAGAACTTCGGAATGTTCGGGGCGAATCGCTTGTTCATCCGAAATGCCGAGGCGTTCTTTGAAAGCGCGGACGAGTGTCGGGTTAAAGGTCAAAGGTCCGCCTTCGAAAATGACAGGCGGCTTAATTTCCATGCCTTGGGCGAGACCGCCGATGGTCTGCTTGGCGATAGCGTGGAAACTCGAAAGGGCGACGTCTTCTTTGGCGACGCCGTTGTTTAAGAGCGGTTGAATATCGGTTTTGGCAAAAACGCCGCAGCGTCCCGAGATTTCGTAAACTTTTTGGCCGCGGGCAGCAAACGATTCAAATTGTTCGGTTTTAATGCGGAGAAGTCCAGCGACTTGGTCAATGAAAGCACCGGTACCGCCTGCGCAGACACCGTTCATGCGCATATCGCTAGCGATGAGTTTTCCGGTTCCCTTGTCCTTTTCAAAGAAGACGACTTTCGCGTCCTGACCGCCTAGTTCGATAGCGACGCGGGCTTCGGGATGCGTAGAGCGGACAGCGAGAGCATTTGCTACGACTTCTTGTACAAAGAAAGCATGGGTTGCTTCGGCAAAAGGCTGACCACCCGAGCCGCAGAATGCCACTTGGAAATTCTTATCGGGGAACATACCATGGGCGGTAGAGAGAACTTCGTACACTTTCTGCGCCTGCATCGCATTGTGGCGTTCGTATGTAAAGTGAAGAAGTTTTTCGGTCGCAGGATCTACGACGGCGATTTTCACAGTGGTGGAGCCGACGTCAACGCCGACCCATAAATCGTTATTCAAATTGCTCATA encodes the following:
- a CDS encoding ExbD/TolR family protein → MKRSRGKPINQEMNLTNMIDVVFSILIVFMISAPLMSQGIKVELPKAEAPTMEQEKLLKVSINKQDEVYIADMKVNLTDFRSVFKSLWDGNMAVVINADETVDYGKVMKVVSLVQQAGVTKLGFLTLPEK
- the galE gene encoding UDP-glucose 4-epimerase GalE, whose amino-acid sequence is MKIAVTGGAGYIGTHTIIELIHAGHSVVAIDNLVNSSREAMRRVSEIVGFPVPFVEADVRDAKTMNRVFQENHFDACIHFAGLKAVGESVQKPLEYYENNMNATFVLLDAMRKNGCKNFIFSSSATVYGNPAQIPITEECPKGECTNPYGQTKSMLEQVLIDVQKADPEWNVVLLRYFNPIGAHPSGRIGENPNGIPNNLMPYITQTAVGLRKELGVFGNDYDTHDGTGVRDYIHVCDLAYGHVCALQAIERKCGIAIYNLGTGHGYSVLDVLHAFEKANGLKIPYSIKPRRAGDIATCYCDPSKAFRELGWKAKYGIEEMCRDSWNWQKQNPKGFE
- a CDS encoding type III pantothenate kinase, whose amino-acid sequence is MTKEQFTFVVDVGNTHTVLGIYKGEKIVDHWRLTTHKETTSDEVMNRVGGLIRFSQIKPEEISSVGISTVVPVLERPWVKALQNLLKKPVQVVSSKNCLNCPIAYANKASLGADRLCNVIALRHRGFKDAIVIDMGTATTFDVLNDGRFEGGLIIPGISASMDVLSEKAARLMPVSIEWPERIVANNTDDAIRAGLLFGFIAELEALVQKIKTELGKKDMPVFATGGWGRMILGHTKVINTYDPYLTVDGVRLVALYGNRAEEIDRDNDEV
- the nadC gene encoding carboxylating nicotinate-nucleotide diphosphorylase, whose amino-acid sequence is MYGDNSKPVFPTEDALTMIRLALAEDVRTGDVTSLWTIPANQTEHARLIAKEDGVLAGLPVIELVFQELKANVKVTLHKADGDVVKKGDLIAELDGTTRELLTGERTLLNFIQQLSGVATVAHRFQEALKAGKTRVLDTRKTIPGFRTMQKYAVRVGGGSNHRMGLFDMVLVKDNHIAACGGVLEALAVVKKNNTQNLMVEMEVENLEELRSLLNKGVDVIMLDNMSNEMMAEALQIIRESGDKVLVEGSGNMTLERAKEIATLGLDFISVGALTHSVKALDISMRI
- a CDS encoding sugar transferase; the protein is MFRGNKLEFLLHLLGDALAVFLCFLAAFWVQFDSGWIADKFNPAKLFSEYTRVAIASTCGWILLFAITGLYRSWLLLSRTLQVLYVARAAVLGTLAILLGLFGFEFIGRVTTGSPLLGDYIYGSRFRWILLYGFAIFFLVATFRMGIALFLRALLRKGYGANKILILGATEAGEKIAKAFSRAPERGRKVVGFLDEHFSVMAHEFAGFPVLGKYSDLASIVKKYKISGIVISHDSSSLQEITRVLAWACDLPLHIYVIPGLYNVISGHYRTNLVHGFELQELFAFTMPPWQVQVKRLMDIIVAAILLLGTLPIMLFAAIAIKLDSKGPVFYSQERVGLYGKRFMVRKFRTMRTDAEKNGAQWATKNDPRITRVGRFLRKTRIDELPQLLSVLKGEMSMVGPRPERAVFIEKLREQIPFYIGRLKMKPGLTGWAQVRYHYDTSLEDVQKKLEYDMYYYENMSLLLDLQILFRTIYVVLTGKGAQ
- a CDS encoding MotA/TolQ/ExbB proton channel family protein gives rise to the protein MLDLPVIQMVRDSDVATIIILCILALMSLFCWGIILLKAIFFRKNQHANAQFYRQFEKIERFVDLKELCDSSGVSALKSLTEEVLIEASKFSNFVSYDSIQHRASLLEDTIQRSIEGIRLSENRHVNFLGMCANLAPFFGLLGTVWGIMSAFFEIGKHGSADLTVVAPGIAMALITTVAGLVVAIPASGAYNIFVSRTGENEIAYYNFGSRMLSLFKRGDLLALEEVAG
- a CDS encoding cell envelope integrity protein TolA, with amino-acid sequence MANNPQKESPFFRNGWGGKLPKIIIVSVCFHLLIVFSVIFLNKINFEREPEEVKIFELVQVQQPKRVAPPKARPKPEKPKQEPPKEIKKEVPKPKPELKPELPPEPKIAEEKPEPKPEPEPEPAPEPEPPAEESMDLPDDMDLPEEIAEESGLNPVGYVDMDPLMQVYLERLKQIIMQNFNPPSGLNVSKSTKTSVQFTVDRFGAITNVSLKRSSGNKTWDHLSMRAVQISKLPELPPNYRAPALSLKFNFTPN
- a CDS encoding acyl-CoA dehydratase activase, encoding MSNLNNDLWVGVDVGSTTVKIAVVDPATEKLLHFTYERHNAMQAQKVYEVLSTAHGMFPDKNFQVAFCGSGGQPFAEATHAFFVQEVVANALAVRSTHPEARVAIELGGQDAKVVFFEKDKGTGKLIASDMRMNGVCAGGTGAFIDQVAGLLRIKTEQFESFAARGQKVYEISGRCGVFAKTDIQPLLNNGVAKEDVALSSFHAIAKQTIGGLAQGMEIKPPVIFEGGPLTFNPTLVRAFKERLGISDEQAIRPEHSEVLVAYGAALSLGSMFNDKECGYRREGSLEMLLHFNEIRLAERKDHSEPFFKNHEEYEQFKKAHPLAGNHYPQPLSGSTINAYLGIDAGSTTTKFVLLNEEEKVIDGFYASNEGEPLAVLKKALNELADRYEEYGCQLNILGVGTTGYGEQLFAKAVHADYHTVETVAHANAAQKLRPDVSFILDIGGQDMKAISVNDGVVTGIILNEACSSGCGSFIETYAKSLGVPMEKIAELAFNAKNPSQLGSRCTVFMNSSIITEQRDGKQPEDIIAGICRSIIQNVFTKVIRIRNLETLGKVVVVQGGTFKNDAVLRAFEQLTGIVPIRPERPGEMGAIGVALLTKKFVEEKKKTDPNYQSTFIGLEAARNLSWDNKPGIICQYCTNHCSRTIVTFSDGQSFVTGNRCERGEVTADPNDPATKKLIAEINKKMLAVPDMVKRTNQLLVKDYAPKVLLPQTGKTIGIPRVLEFWSSLPFWKAFFTSLGYTVVVSKQSDYTLFERGLRSIASDTICFPAKLVHGHVLDLVDKKVNSIFFPMMVALPSDHSKFTATAVCPVVQGYPDVSRNSDDPEHRYGIPMIQPVFHWTDTDQRRKQTIHYFHELWGIKKKILDKAVTEGETALNTFRKTLADEGAQILENVRKTGDFAICLAGRPYHADTLINHNIAQHFTRMGIPVLTTESLPGVFDQDIDKHTRMEVKNTFHMRMLGATMLAARDPALELVQIVSFGCGHDSVLTDEMSRMLHEVSMKELLMLKLDEGDARGPVGIRVKSFIETVRARRKVNFPPKTEGPLFPVKFNKEDKDVRKILVPNLSRGFSILATAYFQALGYIVELLPLGGPEAFALGKKYVHNDICFPAQINIGENLLWLKQHPDYPHDKIAVTLSKNCENCRAVQYAVLARKALDEAGYADVPIITTGTDTKNMHPGFKLTLDFRLHMLWGLTMMDAIETMYRRSRPYELHAGDTQKVYDEWLPKIMEKVAVISKKSIAYPKEAIHLFDQAVEAFNKIEVDDSYRKPRVALLGEILMNYHPGANGYIEDYLMNNGMEVYLPGMTDFFRVDEVVRREKIKRGLIAKPLENMLIGGATAKIYTHAVKTIQKHAQKYKLYEHHADCYELVKLVGDIIDPTYNTGEGWLIPGEILYNAPHGINSFIIVQPFACLANHISGRGLTKAVKARYPHIQVLSLDYDPDTSFANIENRLQMLIINARDLEKSHHVTA